A genomic window from Scatophagus argus isolate fScaArg1 chromosome 17, fScaArg1.pri, whole genome shotgun sequence includes:
- the zgc:63863 gene encoding TBC1 domain family member 20, whose protein sequence is MKRLKRKKQNAAVWVNGNGSVSREPDCGRKQKLAEIHQALISDPVDIETLRRAAASKGGLLTDELRRKVWPKLLNINVYELPHKPGRDVRQNHKDYNQVVLDVRRSMKRFPKGMPATERAVLQEQLIDIILEVLKRNPQLHYYQGYHDVAVSLLLVVGERMTIAMLDTLSNYHLRDFMDPTMDSTKHILNYLMPILEQVDKELHDFMIRAEVGTIFALSWLITWFGHVLSEFKHTLRLYDFFLSSHPLMPIYLAATIVLHREKEVKQTECDMAMVHHLLSRIPQDLPYELLIGQAQDLFEQYPPSLLARRAALQSHKSLSISTFQAFQLSTLHQRPDSVLQRLTKAHGSTTSRHGLQAASSRDRGQLWGKGNKMLKMAVWGLSATLGAAVIAVAQTAMDWGPEVLLQLF, encoded by the exons atgaaaaggctcaagaggaagaaacaaaacgCAGCAGTTTGGGTGAATGGGAATGGGTCTGTCTCAAGAG AAccagactgtgggaggaaacagaAGTTGGCTGAGATCCATCAGGCTTTGATCag tgaccCTGTGGACATTGAGACCCTGAGGAGAGCAGCAGCCAGTAAAGGAGGGTTGCTCACCGATGAACTGAGGAGGAAAGTCTGGCCCAAACTGCTCAACATCAATGTGTATGAGCTGCCACATAAACCTG GTCGAGATGTGAGGCAAAACCACAAGGACTACAACCAAGTAGTCCTGGATGTCAGGAGGTCCATGAAGCGGTTCCCGAaag GTATGCCAGCCACAGAGAGAGCCGTGCTTCAGGAGCAGCTGATTGACATCATACTGGAGGTTTTGAAACGCAACCCTCAGCTTCATTACTACCAAGGCTACCACGATGTGGCcgtctctctgctgctggtaGTTGGGGAGCGGATGACCATCGCCATGCTGGACACACTATCCAATTACCATCTCAG GGATTTCATGGATCCTACCATGGACAGCACTAAACATATTTTAAACTACCTGATGCCTATATTGGAACAAGTTGATAAAGAACTACATGACTTCATGATCAG AGCGGAGGTGGGAACCATCTTTGCACTGTCCTGGCTCATCACATGGTTTGGCCACGTGCTGTCAGAGTTCAAACACACCCTGAGACTGTACGACTTCTTCCTGTCCTCACACCCACTGATGCCCATCTACCTCGCTGCTACG ATTGTGTtgcacagagagaaggaggtgaagcAGACTGAATGTGACATGGCCATGGtccaccacctcctctctcGCATCCCCCAGGATCTCCCATATGAACTCCTGATTGGCCAGGCCCAGGACCTGTTCGAGCAGTACCCTCCATCTCTACTGGCCAGGCGGGCAGCACTGCAGTCTCACAAGAG CCTGTCCATCAGCACCTTCCAGGCCTTTCAGCTCTCCACCCTCCACCAGAGGCCTGACTCTGTTCTCCAACGCCTCACCAAGGCCCACGGCTCCACCACCTCCAGACACG GCCTGCAAGCAGCTTCGTCCCGGGACCGAGGCCAGCTGTGGGGGAAGGGGAACAAGATGTTGAAGATGGCAGTGTGGGGGCTGTCCGCGACGCTCGGGGCGGCCGTGATCGCTGTGGCTCAGACGGCAATGGACTGGGGACCTGAGGTGTTATTACAACTGTTCTGA